The genomic segment GCAATGCCAGGGAGTATGAAGAAGTTTCTTCATAAGCGAAAAAGAGATATTAACTTGGAAGTGGCTATTTCAGATAAAGAGCAATTTTTAGATTTTTATACATTTAATAAGTCAGCTATTAATAGCTTTTCTAGGGAACATGTAGAAGAGCTTGAAAATGTGGAGAATGTAGTTGTATCAAAACAAAAAATTTCAACAACAACGCTTGCAAAAGTTTTGGATCAATATTTTCCTAAGCAGCAGTGTATCGATTTTCTTTCAATAGATGTAGAAGGGTTAGATTTAAGTGTTTTGCAATCGAATAATTGGAGTAAATATCGCCCAAAGGCAATTGTTGTAGAGGATCTTAAAGTCTCTTTAAATGATTTACAGAGTAGTTCAGTTTATCAATATTTAAGAAGCAAGGGTTATGTATTATGTTCGCTATCTGGGCCGTCGCTAATCTTCATACGAGAAGATGTTAATTGGTACAACAATAGAGAGGTATAGTAATGAAAACAATTCAAACTTATGCCAATGAGTGGGAAAAAAATGCCCAGAAAGATGCCTTTTGGGCGATTTTAACAGATTTAACAAAGCTGGGGGGCAAGTGGGATAAAGAAGAATTTTTTAAAACTGGAAAAGAAGAAATACAAACGCTTTTACACTATATGCAAGGCCATAGTGAACTTCAGATTGTTCAATTTGATAAATGTGTAGATTTTGGATGCGGTCTTGGCAGATTAAGTAAAGGACTCAGCCATCATTTTAAGCAGGTAATAGGAATTGATATTTCTCAATACATGATTATAGAGGCTAAAAAGTATAATCCTGGCATTGAATTCATATGTAATCAAGAAGAGAATCTAAGAGTGCTTTCAGGCTCTTCTATAGACTTTGTTTATTCTAATATTGTTCTTCAACATATGCACCCTTATTTTCAAAAGATGTATATCAGAGAATTTGCAAGAATTTTAAAGCCAAATGGATGGGCTGTTTTTCAGGTACCAGTGGAGCGTAATATGCGAACGTTTAAGGATTTTGTAAAAAAGTGGTTGGGTGCTATGCTCCCACGTTTTCTTAAAAAGTGCCTTATAAATAAGCTGTTAAAAGGGGATAGTGATTTTGAAATTGAGATGAATTGCTGCAAGGAAAAGGAAATAGTAAAGGTTGCTGCTGAGAATGGGTTAGTTGTAAAGCAGATTGTATGGTCAAATGCCACTCACCCTGATTTCAATGGTAAGTTACGTTTTTTTGACAGGAAGCAGCCTTGCGTAAAGGCAAAGCTGGGACCTTTTATTAGCAATACTTATTTTGCAAAAAAACTATAAGTTATTGAAGTTGCTTTGGACAAGGAGGGGGTAGGCTTTAATGATCTCTTTAATGCCATCATCGAGTGTTTTTGTGGGTTTCCAGCCAAGAGACTCTAACTTTTCATTGCTTACAATGTAGTCACGCTTGTCTGGATCCTCTCCAATTGCAGCCCCATGGATATAAAGTTTGGGAATATGTTCTTTGATCTTTTCACACAATTCTCTTTTGCTTAAGTTGGCACTTGACAGGCCTACATTAAAAGCTTCACCTTTCATTTTATCATAATTGTTGATAGCAAAGATAAAAGCGTTTGCAACATCTTGTACATGGATGAAGTTGCGCTTAAAATGCTCTTCAAAGAGAACAATTGCCTTGTCGTGGCAAGCTCTAAAGGTAAAATCATTGACAAGAAGGTCAAGGCGCATTCTTGGAGATACTCCAAAAACAGTTGCCAATCTAAAGCATACAGCTCTCTTTGATGCAAGAAGCTCTTTTTCGATATCTACCTTAAGTCTTCCGTAAAGTGACACAGGGTTTAGAGGGCTCTCTTCCGTACAAAACTGAGATTTTTCCCCGATGCCATATCCACTAT from the Chlamydiales bacterium genome contains:
- a CDS encoding class I SAM-dependent methyltransferase — its product is MKTIQTYANEWEKNAQKDAFWAILTDLTKLGGKWDKEEFFKTGKEEIQTLLHYMQGHSELQIVQFDKCVDFGCGLGRLSKGLSHHFKQVIGIDISQYMIIEAKKYNPGIEFICNQEENLRVLSGSSIDFVYSNIVLQHMHPYFQKMYIREFARILKPNGWAVFQVPVERNMRTFKDFVKKWLGAMLPRFLKKCLINKLLKGDSDFEIEMNCCKEKEIVKVAAENGLVVKQIVWSNATHPDFNGKLRFFDRKQPCVKAKLGPFISNTYFAKKL
- a CDS encoding NAD(P)-dependent oxidoreductase — its product is MTHSQKVIVTGGAGYIGSTLVPMLLQKGFHVTVIDNLMYKQLSLLQCCSHPNFHLIKGDVANEPLMQHLLKGADIIIPLAAIVGAPACNMLPSLTQIVNFDAIRLILKHTNEKQKILFPNTNSGYGIGEKSQFCTEESPLNPVSLYGRLKVDIEKELLASKRAVCFRLATVFGVSPRMRLDLLVNDFTFRACHDKAIVLFEEHFKRNFIHVQDVANAFIFAINNYDKMKGEAFNVGLSSANLSKRELCEKIKEHIPKLYIHGAAIGEDPDKRDYIVSNEKLESLGWKPTKTLDDGIKEIIKAYPLLVQSNFNNL
- a CDS encoding FkbM family methyltransferase; this translates as MFLRVKSYLKSRVSVEKWIELSHFKNSLKVSFSRLCFGFGTKSYAQFGEDMILKSIFDGQKKGFYVDVGAHHPKNLSNTFYFYKRGWKGINIDAMPGSMKKFLHKRKRDINLEVAISDKEQFLDFYTFNKSAINSFSREHVEELENVENVVVSKQKISTTTLAKVLDQYFPKQQCIDFLSIDVEGLDLSVLQSNNWSKYRPKAIVVEDLKVSLNDLQSSSVYQYLRSKGYVLCSLSGPSLIFIREDVNWYNNREV